In Falco biarmicus isolate bFalBia1 chromosome 5, bFalBia1.pri, whole genome shotgun sequence, a single genomic region encodes these proteins:
- the LOC130150465 gene encoding histone H3 — protein MARTKQTARKSTGGKAPRKQLATKAARKSAPATGGVKKPHRYRPGTVALREIRRYQKSTELLIRKLPFQRLVREIAQDFKTDLRFQSSAVMALQEASEAYLVGLFEDTNLCAIHAKRVTIMPKDIQLARRIRGERA, from the coding sequence ATGGCGCGCACGAAGCAGACGGCGCGTAAGTCGACGGGCGGGAAGGCGCCCCGCAAGCAGCTGGCCACCAAGGCGGCCCGCAAGAGCGCGCCGGCCACGGGCGGCGTGAAGAAGCCGCACCGCTACCGGCCCGGCACGGTGGCGCTGCGCGAGATCCGGCGCTACCAGAAGTCGACGGAGCTGCTGATCCGCAAGCTGCCCTTCCAGCGGCTGGTGCGCGAGATCGCGCAGGACTTCAAGACCGACCTGCGCTTCCAGAGCTCGGCCGTGATGGCGCTGCAGGAGGCGAGCGAGGCCTACCTGGTGGGGCTCTTCGAGGACACCAACCTGTGCGCCATCCACGCCAAGCGCGTCACCATCATGCCCAAGGACATCCAGCTGGCTCGCCGCATCCGCGGAGAGCGGGCCTGA